The Microbulbifer sp. TB1203 nucleotide sequence TCCCACGGCGATATCGACGATATCGGCATATCCGTCAACCCCTTCTACATCGGTGATATTGGCCGAGTATTTTCTAGTGAGGGCCCCGTCTGTGCGGGAGATGATCAGCAGGCCTTTGTCCGATGCGGCTACGAGCTCCTCGGCGCCGTCGTTGTCGAGGTCGGCAACGGCAACGTCCGTTCCACCACCGGTGCTGTCGCTCCAGATCAGCGTGGAGCCCGCGGCGTCGTAGGCAAAAATCGCATCGTCGCTGGAGGTGACTACGAAATCGCTCAGATCGTCGCCGTTCAGGTCACCGCTGGCCACGGCAACGCCGGGTGACGTCAGGGGTGGTGCTGTCCATAGAGGGCTGTCGCTCGAGGGGTCGTAGAGGTACACGAGCGGGTCATAAAGTTCGTTGGTGGCAATAAACAATTCGTGAATGCCATCCAGGTTGTAGTCGGCGGCGCAAAAAGCGAGTGCTCTCTCCCAGTTGGAGCCCTGTTCGGAACTGATTTCCAATGCACCGGAAAACGGGTCCAGGTAGATCAGCCTGGTGCCTTCGTAGCCGCTGTCGGTGCGGGGAGAGGCGAAGGCCAGCCGGCGCCCCCCACCGGCCAGGGTGATTGGCTCGCCGCCGAAGAAGGTGCCGTCCAATTGGCTCGGCGATACATTGTGCCACTCGATTTCGAAACCTGGGTTCAGCCCCGCAACAACCAGAGAATCCTCTCCGCTGGAACCGGTACCTGTGCCCCAGACGATTTCGGGTTCGCCGTCGTTGTCGGCATCGCCGATGAGCAGGCCGCTGCTGCTCGATGCGGAAGATGTCCAGTCCTCTGTCAGACCCGATTCACGGCTGAAGGAGTAGGCTGTTCCTGCTCCCAGCAGTATCTCTGCCTCCGGGTCGTCGTCGATATTGCCGACGGCTATGTTGGGGAGTCCGACATCTTGTTTTTGCGCGAGAATGGCTTTCTGTCTAGCGTCGTAAACCCGCAGGGTATACGGACTGCTCGCGATGCCCACGATTTCGTCGACGCCATCACCGTCTACGTCGCCGGTCTGCATCTTGGAGCCGAAGCCTTCACCATAAATCCATTCGTTGACATAGGTGGTGCCGTTGTGGCCGTAGATGTAACCGTTGGAAAAGACCATTTCCGTTGGTGAGTCTGAATCGACGTTGCCCAGTGCCATGGCGGTGCCCAGGAGCAGTTCGGAAGATTGCCATTCCAGTTCCAGAGTTTGAGCATCGCGGATTTGGACTACCTGGTTTCCATCGTAGTAGTAAGTCATGTTTACCAGCAGGACCAGTTCCTGCTCGCCATCCGAATCCATATCGGCCATGTGTATGGCGCTGACGTTGTCGCCCTCAAGTTGGATGAACTGAGAGAGTTGTCTGGTGGCTCCATCCAGGACCAGTAGTTGAGTCGGGTCAGTGGAGTATCGGGCTTCCAAACCGATAAAAATTTCGGCGTGACCATCACCATTCGTGTCCGCAGCGGCGACGGATGAGATGCTGGTGTCTTCACCTGTGAGGCTGAACGGATAGAGCCAGTCCTGGACATAATCCGTGCCGTTGTAGGACAGGATAAATAACCGGTGCCCTCCGTCGGTTATCAGCAATTCATTGTTTCCATCATTATCGAAGTCTCCGAGGCGCACCTGTTCCTGATTCTTGGGCACCTCGATGCCGCTGCGGCTCAGCGGATAGCGCCTGTCCTTGTCGATGACACGAATACTGCTGCCGACGGTCGCGCTGGCACCGCCTCCGGTGACGGCAATTTCCCAGTTGAAATTCGTTTCGTCCGTGAACAGGGGGCCGGTGGGCGTCCAGGTCACATTGCCACTGGTATCTATCTCCATCCCATTGGGGCGGGCGAGGAAATGGAATTCGAGGGGGTCGTCGTCCGCGTCCTGTGCTTGCACCTGGAAAGTCACTGGAACGCCGTAGGTTGCGGTTTCCGGCACGCCGGACACGCTGATGACAGGTTCGCTGTCGGCAATCACAATCTGAACGGCATCAGCGTCCCCGCCGTATCCGTCTGTTACCTGCAGCGCGGCCTGTACCTTATCTCCTTTGCGGAAATGTTCCGGTGCCAAGGTTTCGCCATTGGCCTCGGCAACCACCTTGTCGTTGACCAGCCAAGTGTACACGTAGCTGAGGTCGCGCCCGTCGCGATTGGATACACTGATCTCCGCGCGCAATTCCGTATCGGTGTAAGCAGCGGTCGGAGTGATGCTGAGGCTGGTGATCTGCGGTGGGGTGTTGCGCACAAGGATATGTATTTCCGCAGGAAGGGAATCTTCCTTGCCGTCGTTGACCAACAGTTGGAAAACCAGCTCTCCGTTTTCAACCGGGGTGGTAAAGCTGGCGATGGGGCTGTCTGCGTCGACCAGCTCCACCGCTGGGCCGGAAATCTGGCTCCAGGCGTAGCTCAGCTCATCGCCGTCGTCGTCCTGGCCCTCGCCTATAAGGGTGACCTGACGGCCGCTGGGAATGGGGCTCTCAGTGTCCGCGGCGGTCCTGGCCGTCGGAGGGGTATTGGCTGGGCCGCCGGAGCTGCTGCTGGAACTGGAAGAAGAGCTCGAGGAAGAGCTGCTCGAGCTGCTGCTGCTCGAAGAGCTGGAGGAACTGCTGGTGGAAGAACTGCTTCCAGATGAGCCGCCAGAATTGTCGCCGCCGGAAGACCCGCCGCCACCGCAGGCGGCAAGGGACAGGGCGAAGAGCGCAATCAACAGATGGCGAGCAGGGGAGGCTATCGGGGCCATGTGAATTCCCTTTCAGTTTTTATTGGTCTTATTTGTATCAAGCGGCGGGCTCCCTAGAGCCCGCCAATTTATAGTGTTACTTGGTGGTAGTGAACTCGTTACAAACCATCACATCCACCTCCAGCGACCCTATCACCCGCTCCGCGGTATTGCCCCGCAGCAGCGAGCCGGTTTCGCCGTACTGGTTGAGGGTGCCCATCACCACCAGATCCGCATCGATTTCCTTTGCCACCTGGGCCACGACTTCGTTGGTATAGCCCCGTTTGACGTGGATGCGATGGGTGGGCACACCGGTCTTGTCCGCCAGCTTGGCCAGGGCGCCGCGGTCTGGGTAGAGCATGGAGTCCAGGTAGGCATTCACCAGGTGCAGCTCGGCGTCGTAGCACTTGGCGATATAGTTGGCGCGTTCGGTGATCTGGCGGTTGAGCTGGCGCTGCTGGGTGGTCTGGGCCTGGTAGTTCACTGTGGCCAGTACCACCTTGCGGCGGTCCTTGGCGCCGGGGCGTATGAGTACCACCGGGCGCTCGGATTTCTTCAGTACGTGCCACTTGGACTCGGCAAAGGTGAAGCGGCGGCTGACCTTGGCGTGTACCGGTAGGTAGACCATTTCGGCATTGCAGCGCTTGGACTCCTGGATAATGGCGGCCTGCCAGTCACTGGACCAGCACACCATGAGTTCGTACTCCAGTCCGGCCTCTTCCACCGGCTGGCGGATCTGGTCGCGGAACCAGAACTCGTCCCGGAACAGGTGATCGTTGACCGCCCGGGTGTCCACGGCTTCGCCGTCCACGGCTACGAATACAACCAACTTGGGTTGGGGGGTGCGGATTTTTGCGGTGATCAGCGCGCGCTTCAGCGCTACATGCTCTTCATCGTTGGGGTCCACGACCACGAATATGACTTTTTCTGCTTGCATCATTCCTCCTCACGTGGGAACGGTTTTTCTGTTTTCTCTCACCTTTCCCGCTCCGCACCTGTCTCTCAACCACTCAACCGGCGCAGACCAGATGGTCTGCCCAAGATTACCACAGGCGGCGGTTTCTTTGTTGGCAGGGGGGTATAAAACAAAGCCCGCGGGAGCGGGCTTTGGGGGGAGAACTGGGTTGGGGAGTTGGGTCAATCCATCTGCAGTGACTGGAGTTCGGACTTGAGTTCCCGCAGTTTCTCCTTGACTCGTTCTGCATGGTCCGGCCCTATGCGGATCATCAGCTTGTGCAGCCCCGGCAGTTTCTCCAGTTTGGGATCGGCAAACTTGTAGTACACCGAGGGGCGCACCAGTTGGATGGGTTGCTCGACCTGCGGTGCTTCCAGCACCCGGTCAATGGCCTGCAGAAGCACCTGGTGGAAGGTCTTATTCCTGATCCCCAGCTCGCCGTAGGCCTGGGCCAGGCGGGGGTACCAGAATCTGTAGAGTTTGACAGCGGTGTCCGTATCCACCTGTGCGAAGAGGCGCACCGGCACATCGTAGCGGTGGTAGTTCTCTTCGGATAGCACCATCCCGGTGGCGCCTTCCTCGCTGACGACAATCGAACCCCTGATATTCTTGAAGGGTCGATGCTTGTGGATCAACTGGCCCTGGGAGGCGGTATTGACCGCGGCGACCCACTTGCGGATCACTTCGTCGGATACCAACCATCGGCTCAGGGCATCACCGGGGGCCAGGCTGCGCAGATCCTTGAGCACCGGGCCGTCACTCTCGTCCAGCGGCGGCAGTTCCCGTTCCGGTTCGGCGGGAGCGGGTGCCGGCTCCGCGGGGGCGGGTTCCTCCAGCTCCGGTTTGGGCTCCGGGACCGCCTCTTCCTTCTTCGGCACCTCGAACAGCGGTGTTTCCGGAGGCTCCTCTCCCTTTCTGGAGTAGAAGAGATAGGCCGCGGCCGCCAGCGCGACGACGACAATCAAGACGGCTATCCAGCCGTAATTGCGATCCTCTTCCATCTTCAGCCTCCTGTTCCGGCGCACCCTATGTATATATGGGGGACACTGCCGGCGAGTAATTGGTTCCCGGGTATCCTGGCATGTTTATAGTAGTCGCGCGCGGATTGCAATCTACGCCCCCCCAGGGAGGAGGCAGCGGCTGGTGCCGGCGCTACAGTAGGGCAAAGCGAAAGATGCAGCCCTGGAGAGAACAGAATAATGAAAAAGTTAGTCGGTGTGGCCGCCGCTCTCTGCCTGGCGGGATGCGGCGGTGAAGGGACGGCCGCCGTGGACAAGCGGGAGGCCGGTGCGCAAGCGGACCCCTTCTGGGGTAACGCCAGTATCTATTTCATGTTGCCGGACCGCTTCGCCAATGGCGATCCGGACAACGATCTCTCCTACGGCCGACAGGACGATGCCGAATTGCTGCGGGGTTTTGCCGGCGGCGACCTGCAGGGGGTGATCGACAAGCTGGAGACCGGCTACTTCCGCGATCTGGGGATAAACGCCATCTGGATGTCGCCGGTGGTGGAGCAGGTGCAAGGCTACGATGAGGGCGACGGCCGCACCTATGCCTACCACGGCTACTGGCCCCGGGACTGGACTGCGGTGGACACCAACTTCGGCAGCGAGGAGGACCTGCGCCGGCTGATCGAAACCGCCCACAGCCAGGGGATTCGCATACTGCTGGATGTCATTGTCAACCACACCGGTCCGGTCACCGAGCGGGACCCGGTGTGGCCCGCGGAGTGGGTGCGCACCGGGCCGGTGTGCGACTGGAGCAGTTTTGCCGCCAATGTCAGCTGCGCGCTTACCGACAACCTGCCGGACATCCGTACCGAGAGCGAGCAGCCGGTGGATCTGCCACCGCAACTGCTGGCCAAGTGGGAAAAGGAGGGGCGCCTGGAGCGGGAGCAGCGCGAGTTGGACGCCTTTTTCGAACGCACCGGCTACCCCCGCGCACCCAAGTACTACATTATCAAATGGCTCACCGACTGGGTGCGGGAATACGGTGTGGACGGTTTCCGCGCGGATACCGTCAAGCACGTGGAGCCGGAAGTCTGGGCGGTGCTGAAAAAGGAGGCCAGCCTGGCGCTGGCGGAATGGAAGGCTCAAAACCCGGACAAAAAGCTCGATGATCGCGATTTCTTTATGCTGGGAGAGGTCTACCACTTCGGCGTCAACGACTTCGGGTCCACCAGGGGGCGCGCCTACGACTTCGGCGACCGCCGGGTGGATTTCTTTGATTTCGGCTTCGACAGCCTGATCAATATGGGCTTCGCCCAGCACGCCGGGCAGTCGCCGGAAGAAATCTTCTCCAGCTATTCGCAGAACCTGCACGGCGGCCCTCTGGACGGCCTGGGCGTGCTCAACTATCTGGGCTCCCACGACGACCACCATTCCTTCGACCGCGAGCGCGAACAGGCCAAAGAGGCCGCGCTCAAGCTGATGCTGGCGCCGGGGGCGGCGCAGATCTATTACGGCGACGAACTCGCCCGGCCGATGATCGTGGAAGGCGCCATCGGCGACGCCTCCATGCGCAGTTTTATGAACTGGAAGGACCTGGACCTGGAGCGGGAACCGACCCGGGAAATCCTCAGCCACTGGCAAAAGCTGGGACAGTTCCGCCGCGCCAATCCGTCCCTGGGTGCCGGCGAGCACAAAAAACTCGCGGACAAACCCTATACTTTTGCGCGCACCCTGGAGGGGGAGAGCCCGGTGTTGGTGTCCCTGGGGCAGCAAACCGGAAAGAAATCCCTGCCGGTGTACGACCTGTTTGCCGACGGCACCCTGCTGAGGGACTATTACTCCGGCACAGAGAGCCGGGTGGAGCAGGGGTGGGTCAGCTTCGATACCGCCTACGATCTGCTGCTGTTGGGGGCAAGCGCAGAGCGCGAATAATCTGTTTGTAGGAGCGGCCCATGGCCGCGATCGGCGGTGCTACGAAGCGAGGCCGATCGCGGCCATGGGCCGCTCCTACAGGGACAATCAGTAAAGGCGGCAGGCAAAAAATGACACGAATGCGGCAACTTTCTCTCACTTTTCTTTTGGCTCTGTCAGCCACCCCACTGGTCTTGGCCAAAACAGTTACCGCAAGCTCCCCCGATGGCAATATCACCGTCACCCTGTCCGACGAGGGTGACGCGGTTACCTACCGGATCGCCTATGGCGATCAGGTGGTGGTTGATACGTCGCCCCTGGGTATATCCTTCAAAAATACCCATCCACTTGGCCCGTCATTCGCAATCGATTCGGTGGAGAAAAAAAACCGGGACCAGACCTGGGAGCAGCCCTGGGGGGAGCGCCGGCTGGTGCGCGACCACCACCAAGAATTGCTGGTGCGGCTTCGGCACCCAGAGCGCAAAGAGGACGAATTTGCCCTGCGTTTCCGGGTATTCAACGATGGCGTCGGTTTCCGCTACGAAATCGATAACCGCAAACCGGACCGGCAAGCCGTCATCACTCACGAGCTGACCGAATTCCGGATTCCCGCAGCGGAGAACACCACCGCCTGGTGGATACCCGGCCGCGGCTGGAACCGCTACGAGTATATCTACCGGCAAACCCCACTCGCGGAAATTGACCGCGCACATACGCCGCTGACCCTTAAACTGGATTCCGGTATACACCTCAGTATCCACGAGGCGGCGCTGGTGGACTACGCGGCCATGGTGCTGGACCAGGGGCGCCCTGGTAATCTGCGCGCGGACCTGACCCCCTGGGGCCACGGCGCGCGGGTTGTACTGAGCGGCCCCTTCAAAACCCCCTGGCGCACCGTGCAGATATCGCCGGGCGCGGTAGGCCTGCTCAATTCAGACCTGATTCTCAACCTCAACGAGCCCAACAAACTGGGGGACGTATCCTGGGTGAAACCGGGGAAATACGTGGGCATCTGGTGGGGCATGCACCTGGACAAATACACCTGGGCCTCCGGTGATCGGCACGGCGCCACCACCGAGCGGACCAAAGAGTACATGGATTTCGCGGGCAAATACGGGTTTTCCGGCGTGCTGGTGGAAGGATGGAACAAAGGCTGGGACGGAGACTGGTTTCACAACGGAGATATTTTCCGCTTCGCCGAGCCCTATCCGGACTTCGACCTGAAGGCCGTTACCGAATACGGCCGGGCCCGCGGCGTGGAGTTGATCGGCCATCACGAGACTTCCGGCAACGTCAGCAATTACGCGCAGCAGATGGACGCCGCCCTCGATCTGTACTGGGACCTGGGAGTAACCCAGGTGAAGACCGGCTACGTGGCCGACGGCGGGGACATCAAGCGCATCGACGAAAACGGCATAGTGCGCCACGAGTGGCACGACAGCCAGTTTATGGTGAACGAATACCTGCGCAATGTTACCGAAGCGGCAAAGCGGAAAATCTGCATCAACACCCACGAACCGGTCAAGGACACCGGCCTGCGCCGCACCTACCCCAACTGGCTGAGCCGCGAGGGCGCCCGCGGGCAGGAGTTCAACGCCTGGGGCCAGCCGCCGAACCCGCCGGAGCACGAGGTGGTGCTGGCATACACCCGTATGCTCTCCGGCCCCATGGATTTCACTCCGGGCATCTTCGACCTGGCGCCCAAGGGGCTGGATGCGGATATCCGCGTAAAGACCACCCTGGCCAAGCAGCTGGCCCTCTACGTGGTGCTCTACAGCCCGGTGCAGATGGCCGCCGATTTACCGGAAAACTACCTGGAGCGGCCCGACGCTTTCCAGTTTATCGTCGACGTGCCGGTGGACTGGGAACAGAGCATCGCCCTGGCGGGCGAAGTGGGTGACCACGTGGTGTTCGCGCGCAGGGAGCGCGGCGGGGAAGATTGGTATATCGGCGGAATCACCGGCAACGATGCCCGCGAGATCACCGTGGACCTGGACTTCCTGGACAAGGGAAAATCCTATCGGGCACAGATCTATCGGGATGGGGACAAAGCGGATTGGAAGACCAACCCCTATGACCTGGTGATCGAAAACAAAACCGTCAGGCTCGGCGACAAGCTCACCCTCCCCATGGCATCCAGCGGCGGCGCGGCGATTCGGGTGAAAGCGCTGGAATAGGAAAGCATAGACAGCGCCCGCCCATCCCGGGCGGTCGCTCGTAATCTCCATTCCGCTACAGCGCATCTGCACCCGGCTTGCGGGAGGCTTGAAACAGCGCATAGCGCCGGTTTGTGAAGAGTTCCTGCAAGTGGCCGGCGGGGGGCGCAGGTATCGAATCGATGCGCTCTTTGGGAACGGCCAGATAGAAATTGCGCGCGAGCCGATCGCCGAGGAGCTTGTCCAGCTCCCCCCTGTCCACGCTTTTCGCGCTGCCGGCGGAATAAAAGCGCGCGGAGAAAGGCCTGTCTCCCAGGTACAGCAGCTCCGCCTGCGCGCCGCCGCTCTTGCGGGTAAATTCCACCAGCTGTTTTTCCGTCTTCGCGCTTCCCGGCCGGTAGTGCACCACAAGGGTGAACGCCAGGATAACAACGGGCATAAGGCCGGCGCAGGCAACGACTGCCCGGCGGGACCAGCGCGAGTCGCTCTTTTGCAGCGCCATAGCCAGCAGCATGGCGAAGGGCGGCAGTGCGGGCTGGACATAGGTCCAGAGAATATTGCCCGCGAAGGTGAAAAAAACCAGCGGCCAAAGGCACCCGGCCAGCAGTAGGCCGCGCCAGCTCTCCGGCCGCGGAAAATGCCATCCCCGCCGTCGAACAGCCGCGACAAACAGCGCCGCGGCGGCCAGGCCCCAGGGGAAGGTGGCCTGCACCGCGTACCACCAGATGGTACCCAAAGCCGCCCGGTGGGCGCTGCCGTAGAGGTCGCCGTTCCAGCCGGAATCCACGAAGCGGAGAAAATGTTCGCCGACGATGAAATACTCCAGGAAGCCGGGTGTCTTCAGCTCCGCGGCGATATACCAGGGCAGGCTGATCGCCAGTGCGAGCAGAGTGCCGCCGACCCAGGGTATGTGTCGAATGCGCCCGGACGGTTCCAGGTACAGCCAGGTGCCCAGTGGCACCAGCGCCAGTACCGGCGCCAACGGCCCCTTGGCCAGCAGGCCGATGCCCAGCCCCGCGAACAGCAGATACCCCCAGAGCGGCGACGGGCCGCCGGACAAACCGATGCGCAGCGCCGCGACCAGAGTGAGGGTGGTGCCGAAAGTCAGGAAGGGGTCGGTGAGCACCGCGCCTGCCGCCACGAAACCCAGCGCGCTGGTGCCGTAGATGGTGACCGCGAGCCACGCG carries:
- a CDS encoding alpha-amylase family glycosyl hydrolase, with the translated sequence MKKLVGVAAALCLAGCGGEGTAAVDKREAGAQADPFWGNASIYFMLPDRFANGDPDNDLSYGRQDDAELLRGFAGGDLQGVIDKLETGYFRDLGINAIWMSPVVEQVQGYDEGDGRTYAYHGYWPRDWTAVDTNFGSEEDLRRLIETAHSQGIRILLDVIVNHTGPVTERDPVWPAEWVRTGPVCDWSSFAANVSCALTDNLPDIRTESEQPVDLPPQLLAKWEKEGRLEREQRELDAFFERTGYPRAPKYYIIKWLTDWVREYGVDGFRADTVKHVEPEVWAVLKKEASLALAEWKAQNPDKKLDDRDFFMLGEVYHFGVNDFGSTRGRAYDFGDRRVDFFDFGFDSLINMGFAQHAGQSPEEIFSSYSQNLHGGPLDGLGVLNYLGSHDDHHSFDREREQAKEAALKLMLAPGAAQIYYGDELARPMIVEGAIGDASMRSFMNWKDLDLEREPTREILSHWQKLGQFRRANPSLGAGEHKKLADKPYTFARTLEGESPVLVSLGQQTGKKSLPVYDLFADGTLLRDYYSGTESRVEQGWVSFDTAYDLLLLGASAERE
- a CDS encoding FG-GAP-like repeat-containing protein, coding for MAPIASPARHLLIALFALSLAACGGGGSSGGDNSGGSSGSSSSTSSSSSSSSSSSSSSSSSSSSSSSSSSSGGPANTPPTARTAADTESPIPSGRQVTLIGEGQDDDGDELSYAWSQISGPAVELVDADSPIASFTTPVENGELVFQLLVNDGKEDSLPAEIHILVRNTPPQITSLSITPTAAYTDTELRAEISVSNRDGRDLSYVYTWLVNDKVVAEANGETLAPEHFRKGDKVQAALQVTDGYGGDADAVQIVIADSEPVISVSGVPETATYGVPVTFQVQAQDADDDPLEFHFLARPNGMEIDTSGNVTWTPTGPLFTDETNFNWEIAVTGGGASATVGSSIRVIDKDRRYPLSRSGIEVPKNQEQVRLGDFDNDGNNELLITDGGHRLFILSYNGTDYVQDWLYPFSLTGEDTSISSVAAADTNGDGHAEIFIGLEARYSTDPTQLLVLDGATRQLSQFIQLEGDNVSAIHMADMDSDGEQELVLLVNMTYYYDGNQVVQIRDAQTLELEWQSSELLLGTAMALGNVDSDSPTEMVFSNGYIYGHNGTTYVNEWIYGEGFGSKMQTGDVDGDGVDEIVGIASSPYTLRVYDARQKAILAQKQDVGLPNIAVGNIDDDPEAEILLGAGTAYSFSRESGLTEDWTSSASSSSGLLIGDADNDGEPEIVWGTGTGSSGEDSLVVAGLNPGFEIEWHNVSPSQLDGTFFGGEPITLAGGGRRLAFASPRTDSGYEGTRLIYLDPFSGALEISSEQGSNWERALAFCAADYNLDGIHELFIATNELYDPLVYLYDPSSDSPLWTAPPLTSPGVAVASGDLNGDDLSDFVVTSSDDAIFAYDAAGSTLIWSDSTGGGTDVAVADLDNDGAEELVAASDKGLLIISRTDGALTRKYSANITDVEGVDGYADIVDIAVGDIDGDGIQEIAVATQYYSGSNWVLVYEADLTLRSVFASPNYVRAIEIENYGGGHRNLLLNTSNTNYYSSGTSFLKLVDPYSGKEVYRSPELPSSVPLNSLHFIDVDDDGIQELSYGTKINMNVTR
- a CDS encoding DUF3014 domain-containing protein — its product is MEEDRNYGWIAVLIVVVALAAAAYLFYSRKGEEPPETPLFEVPKKEEAVPEPKPELEEPAPAEPAPAPAEPERELPPLDESDGPVLKDLRSLAPGDALSRWLVSDEVIRKWVAAVNTASQGQLIHKHRPFKNIRGSIVVSEEGATGMVLSEENYHRYDVPVRLFAQVDTDTAVKLYRFWYPRLAQAYGELGIRNKTFHQVLLQAIDRVLEAPQVEQPIQLVRPSVYYKFADPKLEKLPGLHKLMIRIGPDHAERVKEKLRELKSELQSLQMD
- a CDS encoding universal stress protein, yielding MQAEKVIFVVVDPNDEEHVALKRALITAKIRTPQPKLVVFVAVDGEAVDTRAVNDHLFRDEFWFRDQIRQPVEEAGLEYELMVCWSSDWQAAIIQESKRCNAEMVYLPVHAKVSRRFTFAESKWHVLKKSERPVVLIRPGAKDRRKVVLATVNYQAQTTQQRQLNRQITERANYIAKCYDAELHLVNAYLDSMLYPDRGALAKLADKTGVPTHRIHVKRGYTNEVVAQVAKEIDADLVVMGTLNQYGETGSLLRGNTAERVIGSLEVDVMVCNEFTTTK
- a CDS encoding glycoside hydrolase family 97 protein encodes the protein MAKTVTASSPDGNITVTLSDEGDAVTYRIAYGDQVVVDTSPLGISFKNTHPLGPSFAIDSVEKKNRDQTWEQPWGERRLVRDHHQELLVRLRHPERKEDEFALRFRVFNDGVGFRYEIDNRKPDRQAVITHELTEFRIPAAENTTAWWIPGRGWNRYEYIYRQTPLAEIDRAHTPLTLKLDSGIHLSIHEAALVDYAAMVLDQGRPGNLRADLTPWGHGARVVLSGPFKTPWRTVQISPGAVGLLNSDLILNLNEPNKLGDVSWVKPGKYVGIWWGMHLDKYTWASGDRHGATTERTKEYMDFAGKYGFSGVLVEGWNKGWDGDWFHNGDIFRFAEPYPDFDLKAVTEYGRARGVELIGHHETSGNVSNYAQQMDAALDLYWDLGVTQVKTGYVADGGDIKRIDENGIVRHEWHDSQFMVNEYLRNVTEAAKRKICINTHEPVKDTGLRRTYPNWLSREGARGQEFNAWGQPPNPPEHEVVLAYTRMLSGPMDFTPGIFDLAPKGLDADIRVKTTLAKQLALYVVLYSPVQMAADLPENYLERPDAFQFIVDVPVDWEQSIALAGEVGDHVVFARRERGGEDWYIGGITGNDAREITVDLDFLDKGKSYRAQIYRDGDKADWKTNPYDLVIENKTVRLGDKLTLPMASSGGAAIRVKALE
- a CDS encoding glycosyltransferase family 39 protein; this translates as MNKSLSRFAWLLGLALVSRLAAMVLLPLMDTSEPRYAEIARIMAETGDWITPYFDYGVPFWGKPPLSFWSQALSFKLLGVGEFPARLPSLLATLGILWLVFSGTRALAGRQTAWLAVTIYGTSALGFVAAGAVLTDPFLTFGTTLTLVAALRIGLSGGPSPLWGYLLFAGLGIGLLAKGPLAPVLALVPLGTWLYLEPSGRIRHIPWVGGTLLALAISLPWYIAAELKTPGFLEYFIVGEHFLRFVDSGWNGDLYGSAHRAALGTIWWYAVQATFPWGLAAAALFVAAVRRRGWHFPRPESWRGLLLAGCLWPLVFFTFAGNILWTYVQPALPPFAMLLAMALQKSDSRWSRRAVVACAGLMPVVILAFTLVVHYRPGSAKTEKQLVEFTRKSGGAQAELLYLGDRPFSARFYSAGSAKSVDRGELDKLLGDRLARNFYLAVPKERIDSIPAPPAGHLQELFTNRRYALFQASRKPGADAL